From Borrelia sp. RT5S, the proteins below share one genomic window:
- the der gene encoding ribosome biogenesis GTPase Der — MINSRTQDYRSVFIVGRPNVGKSTLFNKLLNSRRSITDETYGVTRDLIKEICEVDSCRFYLVDTGGFTLLRDEVSKIVVDKVINSLDGADLILLVLDVNEMLSEDYELIEILRKYSDKIVLVLNKIDGQSKESLVYEFQKLGFKKRFLVSAARGKGINSLRVFLKNSIGKLASGGESEENVDVRIGIIGKPNSGKSTLINFLSGSEVSIVSQEAGTTRDFVRTKFQRNGRTFEVIDTAGIRRRSRVDELIEYYSVSRALRVIDMVDVVFLLIDTNEDLTAQDKKIAHYATKKGKGIVVVFTKWDCVEIKKGYFEAVKNRVNFFFPLLNFAPVLRISVHEKIGLDGLFKEAIKLKKQLELKINTADLNKMLNLWIKDYHLNTTHKVKYITQVSVNPVRFILFANKITNFPNSYYNYLVNNIRKIGYANIPILIEIREKARSSK; from the coding sequence TTGATTAATTCTAGGACGCAAGACTATCGTAGTGTTTTTATTGTAGGCAGGCCGAATGTTGGTAAGTCTACTTTGTTTAATAAGCTTTTAAACTCAAGAAGAAGCATTACGGACGAAACTTATGGGGTTACTAGAGATTTGATTAAAGAGATTTGTGAGGTTGATTCTTGTAGATTTTATTTGGTGGATACTGGCGGATTTACGCTTTTAAGGGATGAAGTTAGCAAAATTGTAGTTGATAAGGTTATCAACTCGCTTGATGGTGCTGATTTGATCTTGCTTGTTCTAGACGTAAACGAAATGCTATCAGAGGATTATGAACTTATTGAAATACTGAGAAAATATAGTGATAAGATAGTCTTGGTATTAAATAAAATAGACGGGCAGAGTAAGGAATCTTTGGTTTATGAGTTTCAAAAATTGGGATTTAAGAAGAGGTTTTTAGTCAGTGCGGCTCGTGGAAAAGGGATTAATTCTTTAAGGGTTTTTTTAAAAAATTCGATTGGTAAATTAGCAAGTGGCGGTGAGAGCGAGGAAAATGTTGATGTTAGAATTGGTATTATAGGCAAGCCAAATTCGGGCAAATCCACTCTTATTAACTTTTTGTCAGGAAGTGAGGTCTCTATTGTTTCTCAGGAGGCAGGCACTACAAGGGATTTTGTTAGGACGAAATTTCAAAGGAATGGAAGGACATTTGAGGTCATTGACACGGCTGGAATAAGAAGAAGATCGAGGGTAGATGAACTTATTGAGTATTATTCTGTAAGTAGGGCTTTAAGAGTGATTGATATGGTGGATGTTGTTTTTTTATTAATTGATACTAATGAAGACTTAACAGCTCAAGATAAGAAAATTGCTCACTATGCAACTAAGAAGGGCAAGGGTATTGTCGTTGTATTTACCAAGTGGGATTGTGTAGAGATCAAGAAAGGTTATTTTGAAGCCGTAAAGAATCGTGTTAATTTCTTTTTTCCACTTTTAAACTTTGCCCCCGTATTAAGAATATCCGTTCATGAGAAGATAGGTTTAGACGGTCTTTTTAAGGAAGCAATTAAATTAAAGAAACAACTTGAGCTTAAGATCAATACCGCTGATTTGAATAAAATGTTAAATTTGTGGATTAAGGATTATCATTTAAATACAACGCACAAGGTGAAGTACATAACCCAGGTTAGTGTTAATCCTGTCAGGTTTATTTTATTTGCTAATAAAATTACTAATTTTCCAAATTCTTACTATAATTATTTAGTAAATAACATTCGTAAGATTGGGTATGCAAATATTCCAATTCTGATAGAAATTAGAGAAAAGGCAAGAAGTTCGAAGTGA
- a CDS encoding HAD family hydrolase gives MIKAVVFDLDGTLYPEISMNLAMLPEFLRNIRFFLVFKKVRKEIRILQREKSEPSSRDKLVSMQIEMLAMRLRFSKSKCEFLLNKIYYGEAFGNKFKKFKPYSGVRDLIYSLKDKGIKLGVMSDFPIATRVSNLLDIKDSFWDVLYSSEDTGYLKPSKMAFLRIMDELGMQGRHILYVGNSYEYDILGAGGVLMRTAYLSGRKLLNNLKCDFIFNDYKELQKYILLNI, from the coding sequence ATGATAAAAGCTGTAGTATTTGATCTTGATGGAACTCTTTATCCTGAGATTAGTATGAATTTGGCAATGTTGCCTGAGTTTTTAAGAAATATTAGGTTTTTTTTGGTTTTCAAAAAGGTAAGAAAGGAAATAAGAATTTTACAAAGAGAAAAAAGTGAGCCTTCTAGCAGAGATAAATTAGTGTCTATGCAGATTGAAATGCTTGCTATGCGTTTAAGGTTTAGTAAGAGCAAGTGCGAATTTTTATTAAATAAGATTTATTATGGGGAGGCTTTTGGAAATAAATTTAAAAAATTTAAACCTTATTCTGGTGTGCGTGATTTGATTTACTCTCTTAAAGATAAGGGAATAAAACTGGGTGTGATGTCAGATTTTCCAATTGCAACCCGCGTAAGCAACTTGTTAGACATTAAGGACAGTTTTTGGGATGTTCTTTATTCATCAGAGGATACTGGGTATTTAAAGCCAAGCAAAATGGCCTTCTTAAGGATTATGGATGAGCTTGGTATGCAAGGTAGGCATATTTTATATGTTGGGAATTCTTATGAGTATGATATTTTAGGTGCTGGTGGAGTTTTAATGAGAACGGCTTATTTGTCTGGTAGAAAATTATTAAATAATTTGAAATGTGATTTCATTTTTAATGACTATAAGGAATTGCAAAAATATATACTTTTAAATATATAG